The following proteins come from a genomic window of Asterias amurensis chromosome 15, ASM3211899v1:
- the LOC139948399 gene encoding uncharacterized protein, with the protein MPLPFRSRPCLPVNKAQASLRLSHLKRKFEKDKKYQDDYVSFVQDVIADGDAEEAQSDVKEGEVWYISHHGVYHPKKPNKIRVVFDCSSQHRGTSLNDHLLSGPDLTNALVGVLSRFRIHQVAIFCDIERMFHQFIVRPEDRDYLRFLWWKDGNLTREPTEYRMKVHLFGATSSPGCANYGLKYLSKKYEKEFPSAAPFIRHHFYVDDGLISTETNNEAIQLIDEARELCSKGGIHLHKFISIPIVEKYWNRSL; encoded by the coding sequence ATGCCCCTGCCATTCCGCTCTCGTCCATGTCTACCGGTTAACAAAGCTCAGGCATCTCTCCGTCTCAGCCATCTCAAGCGCAAGTTCGAAAAAGACAAGAAATATCAAGATGATTATGTCAGCTTTGTTCAGGATGTCATCGCTGATGGTGATGCAGAGGAAGCCCAGTCTGATGTGAAGGAGGGCGAAGTGTGGTATATTTCCCACCACGGCGTTTACCACCCAAAGAAGCCAAACAAGATACGAGTTGTGTTCGACTGTTCAAGTCAGCACCGGGGTACATCCCTGAATGATCATCTACTGAGTGGCCCCGACTTGACGAATGCCTTGGTGGGAGTATTGAGTCGATTTAGGATTCATCAGGTAGCCATATTCTGCGACATTGAAAGGATGTTCCATCAATTCATCGTCAGACCCGAAGACCGAGATTACTTGCGATTTCTTTGGTGGAAGGATGGGAACCTCACACGAGAGCCGACAGAGTATAGGATGAAGGTCCACTTATTCGGAGCTACTTCCTCACCAGGTTGCGCAAACTATGGTCTGAAGTATTTGTCTAAGAAGTACGAGAAAGAGTTCCCCTCCGCAGCCCCGTTTATCAGACATCACTTTTACGTAGATGATGGACTGATCAGTACTGAGACCAACAACGAGGCAATCCAACTCATCGATGAAGCCAGAGAGTTGTGTAGCAAAGGCGGCATTCACCTACATAAGTTCATCTCCATCCCAATAGTAGAGAAGTACTGGAATCGGTCCCTCTAA
- the LOC139948401 gene encoding uncharacterized protein: MCRNGSGWDDPLPAELGPRWEKWMSDLPKIAAIRIPRCLKPSQFSEVKSTQLHHFSDASTLGYGQCSYLRIQDHQDRECSTLLMGKSRVAPTKITTIPHLELTAAVVSVKISQILKEELHLTKGEEIFWTDSQVVLGYINNEARRFHTFVANRVQMIRESTDVGAFKERPPSKDLDPFTDDSGILRVGGRLRNSSLPLFVKHPVIFPKDSHISRLIAAHFHEKVHHQGRGITLNELRANGFWIICGGGLISSLIRKCVICRRNRRPTQEQKMADLPEDRVESSPPFSYCGMDCFGPFITKQGRKNFKRYGLLFTCLCSRAVHVELLDDLSTDAFINGLPLPLPPPGKFVPQDMYLRKRWRRVQYLTEQFWSRWRKEHLQNLNRRQCWAKPRRNIEVGDIVLILEPEVARNRWPMGVVVVAAKDKDNLVRKAKVQVGTRKLNQQGKREVKLTFLERPVQKLVLLLEST, encoded by the exons ATGTGTCGCAATGGGAGTGGATGGGATGATCCTCTGCCTGCAGAGTTAGGACCACGGTGGGAGAAGTGGATGTCAGACCTTCCAAAAATTGCAGCGATTCGAATTCCACGCTGCCTAAAGCCGAGTCAATTTAGTGAGGTTAAGTCTACTCAGTTGCACCACTTCTCAGATGCCAGCACTTTGGGTTATGGCCAATGTTCCTATCTCAGAATTCAGGATCATCAGGACAGAGAATGCTCTACACTTCTGATGGGCAAGTCGCGAGTCGCTCCAACCAAGATCACAACAATTCCCCACCTGGAGTTGACTGCAGCTGTTGTATCGGTGAAAATAAGTCAAATTCTGAAGGAGGAGCTCCACCTGACAAAAGGTGAAGAAATCTTCTGGACTGATTCTCAGGTAGTCCTAGGATACATCAACAATGAAGCGCGACGCTTCCATACATTTGTGGCCAACCGTGTGCAAATGATCAGAGAGAGTACAGATGTTG gtgcctttaaggagAGACCCCCTAGTAAAGATCTTGATCCCTTCACCGATGACTCTGGAATTCTGCGCGTGGGAGGTCGCCTCAGGAATTCCTCACTACCTCTCTTCGTCAAACACCCAGTAATATTTCCAAAGGACAGTCACATTTCTCGACTGATCGCCGCTCACTTCCATGAGAAAGTTCATCATCAAGGACGTGGAATTACTCTGAATGAACTTAGAGCCAATGGGTTTTGGATCATCTGCGGTGGCGGTCTAATATCGAGTCTTATTCGTAAATGTGTGATCTGCAGGAGAAATCGGCGACCCACTCAAGAACAGAAGATGGCAGATCTACCTGAGGATCGTGTGGAATCATCTCCACCATTCTCATATTGCGGCATGGACTGTTTTGGTCCCTTTATAACCAAGCAAGGACGCAAGAACTTCAAGAGATACGGCCTACTGTTCACCTGTCTATGCTCAAGAGCAGTTCACGTGGAGTTGCTTGATGATCTATCCACTGATGCCTTCATCAACGGACTGCCACTACCACTGCCACCTCCGGGTAAATTTGTACCACAAGACATGTACCTTCGGAAGAGATGGAGGAGAGTGCAGTACCTTACAGAACAATTCTGGAGTAGGTGGCGAAAAGAGCATCTTCAGAACTTAAATCGCAGACAGTGCTGGGCCAAGCCAAGAAGAAACATTGAGGTTGGAGACATCGTCCTCATACTGGAACCAGAGGTGGCTCGGAACAGATGGCCCATGGGTGTAGTAGTAGTAGCTGCCAAAGACAAGGACAACTTAGTGAGGAAAGCCAAAGTCCAAGTTGGGACAAGGAAGCTCAATCAACAAGGGAAGCGTGAAGTTAAGCTAACTTTCCTAGAACGTCCGGTGCAGAAGCTAGTACTCCTTTTGGAAAGCACTTAG